The following are encoded together in the Bacillus cereus group sp. RP43 genome:
- a CDS encoding CatB-related O-acetyltransferase: MLYLNQKPEYSKYDIGDYTYSKVGPTIFSWNDETKLKIGKFCSLGEEVVFILGGEHRADWITTYPFNVLFEEGAHITGHPSSKGDIIVGNDVWIGYQSCVLSGVTIGNGAIIGAKSVVTKDVPPYAIVAGNPAKLVRYRFPQETIEKLEKLAWWDWDISVIKGAIPFLLSNKTNEFFTSPEKEST; this comes from the coding sequence ATGTTATATTTAAATCAAAAGCCTGAATATAGTAAATATGATATTGGTGATTATACTTATAGTAAAGTAGGTCCAACTATTTTTTCTTGGAATGATGAAACGAAATTAAAAATAGGTAAGTTTTGTTCATTAGGAGAAGAAGTCGTTTTCATACTTGGCGGTGAACATCGTGCTGATTGGATAACGACTTATCCATTTAATGTCCTCTTCGAAGAAGGAGCACATATTACTGGTCACCCTTCTTCAAAAGGTGATATCATAGTCGGCAATGATGTATGGATTGGTTATCAATCCTGCGTTTTATCTGGTGTTACAATTGGTAACGGGGCCATTATTGGTGCAAAAAGTGTAGTTACAAAAGACGTACCTCCATATGCAATTGTCGCTGGTAATCCTGCAAAACTAGTTCGATATCGTTTCCCGCAAGAAACCATTGAAAAACTAGAAAAACTTGCATGGTGGGACTGGGATATTTCTGTCATAAAAGGAGCTATTCCATTTCTACTCTCCAACAAAACCAACGAATTTTTTACCTCACCCGAAAAAGAATCTACATGA
- a CDS encoding ASCH domain-containing protein — protein MRYEMGLYNKPFQSIQSGKKVYEVRLYDKKRQLIKQGDEIVFTNFTTAETMAVKVTEIKRYESFKEMYKQIDKKLFDCEKLSIEEMLESTYEIYTKEQEKEWGTVAIGVEVIK, from the coding sequence ATGAGGTACGAAATGGGATTATATAATAAACCTTTTCAGTCAATTCAATCAGGAAAAAAGGTATATGAAGTACGCTTATACGATAAAAAACGTCAACTTATAAAACAAGGCGATGAAATTGTATTTACGAACTTTACGACAGCAGAAACGATGGCTGTAAAAGTAACGGAGATAAAACGATATGAGAGTTTTAAAGAGATGTACAAACAAATTGATAAAAAATTATTTGATTGTGAAAAACTTAGTATAGAAGAAATGTTAGAAAGTACATACGAAATATATACGAAAGAACAAGAAAAAGAATGGGGAACAGTTGCGATTGGTGTTGAGGTAATAAAGTGA
- a CDS encoding NUDIX domain-containing protein has product MRRNRGAAIIVQDDKIALIKRVREGEMYFVFPGGGIEEGETPEEATKREVYEELGVHIQVEHLIAKVEYKGTEYYYNAHITDGVFGSGTGEEFELKDRGSYIPLWMPINELPNVNIKPYDVAQSVFDYYRE; this is encoded by the coding sequence GTGAGAAGAAATCGCGGTGCAGCTATTATTGTACAGGACGATAAAATCGCTCTTATAAAACGTGTTCGAGAAGGTGAGATGTATTTTGTTTTTCCAGGCGGGGGAATTGAAGAAGGAGAAACACCTGAAGAAGCAACGAAGCGAGAGGTTTATGAAGAATTAGGGGTACATATACAAGTGGAGCATTTGATTGCAAAGGTGGAGTATAAAGGTACGGAGTATTATTATAATGCTCATATTACAGATGGAGTTTTCGGAAGTGGTACAGGTGAGGAGTTCGAGCTGAAAGATAGAGGGAGTTATATTCCTTTATGGATGCCGATAAATGAGTTGCCAAATGTAAATATAAAACCGTATGATGTGGCCCAAAGTGTATTCGATTATTATAGAGAATAA
- a CDS encoding GPR1/FUN34/YaaH family transporter, with protein sequence MSNQTTTHHVKMTTADPSGIGLFGLAMVTLVASSQKLGLTDGVSLVLPWAIFLGGFAQIFACIHDAKHNNTFGTTAFGAYGLFWLGVGMTWLIQLGVFGEKLAQTADSKQLGVAFIGYLIFTIFMTIGAMETHKVLFMIFVLIDFLFIGLSLSTLGVMPHAMHNLAAYSELCISLLSFYGSAAAVLNTHFGKVVLPVGKPFGIFKK encoded by the coding sequence ATGAGCAATCAAACTACTACACATCATGTGAAAATGACAACAGCAGATCCATCTGGAATTGGTCTATTTGGATTAGCGATGGTAACACTTGTAGCATCATCTCAAAAGTTAGGCTTAACAGATGGCGTTTCACTTGTATTACCATGGGCAATCTTTTTAGGAGGATTTGCACAAATCTTTGCATGCATTCACGATGCAAAGCATAACAATACGTTCGGTACAACAGCATTTGGTGCGTACGGCCTATTTTGGTTAGGTGTTGGAATGACTTGGTTAATTCAACTTGGAGTATTTGGCGAAAAATTAGCCCAAACTGCAGATTCAAAACAGCTTGGTGTAGCCTTTATCGGATACTTGATTTTCACGATTTTTATGACAATTGGTGCAATGGAAACACATAAAGTATTATTTATGATTTTCGTCCTTATTGATTTCTTATTTATCGGTCTTTCATTAAGTACTTTAGGTGTTATGCCGCACGCAATGCATAATTTAGCAGCGTATTCTGAACTATGTATTTCATTACTATCTTTCTATGGTTCAGCAGCAGCTGTGTTAAATACACACTTCGGAAAAGTTGTATTACCAGTTGGAAAACCATTTGGTATTTTTAAAAAGTAA
- a CDS encoding flavodoxin, with the protein MAKILIAYASMSGNTESIADLIKVSLDAFDHEVVLQEMEGMDAEELLAYDGIILGSYTWGDGELPFEAEDFHDELENIDLTGKKVAVFGSGDTAYELFCEAVTIFEERLVKCGAELVQEGLKIELAPEDKEDVEKCSDFAIAFAEKF; encoded by the coding sequence GTGGCGAAAATTTTAATAGCGTATGCAAGTATGTCAGGGAATACAGAGAGTATTGCTGATTTAATTAAAGTAAGTTTAGATGCCTTTGATCATGAAGTAGTATTGCAAGAGATGGAAGGTATGGATGCTGAAGAATTATTAGCTTATGATGGAATCATTTTAGGATCTTATACGTGGGGTGATGGTGAATTACCATTTGAGGCGGAAGATTTCCATGATGAGTTAGAAAATATAGATTTAACGGGTAAAAAAGTGGCTGTTTTTGGATCAGGTGATACGGCGTATGAACTGTTTTGTGAAGCGGTAACGATATTTGAAGAACGTCTTGTAAAATGCGGGGCAGAACTTGTACAAGAAGGATTGAAAATTGAATTAGCTCCAGAAGATAAAGAAGACGTTGAAAAATGCAGTGATTTTGCAATTGCTTTTGCCGAGAAATTCTAA
- the cspB gene encoding cold shock-like protein CspB has translation MQNGKVKWFNAEKGFGFIEVEGGEDVFVHFSAIQGDGFKSLEEGQEVTFEVEQGNRGPQATNVNKK, from the coding sequence ATGCAAAACGGTAAAGTAAAATGGTTTAACGCAGAAAAAGGTTTCGGTTTCATCGAAGTTGAAGGCGGAGAAGACGTATTCGTACATTTCTCAGCTATCCAAGGCGACGGCTTCAAATCTTTAGAAGAAGGTCAAGAAGTTACTTTCGAAGTAGAACAAGGTAACCGTGGACCTCAAGCTACAAACGTAAACAAGAAGTAA
- a CDS encoding exonuclease has protein sequence MKNATHFIVFDIERNFRPYKSEDPSEIVDIGAVKIDVSTMKIIGVFSELVKPSAPLTRHTTKLTGITKKDLIGVEKFPQIIEKFIKFIGEDSIFISWGKEDYHFLSHDCTLHGVECPCMEKESRFDVQKFVFQAYEELFEHTPSLQFAVEQLDLTWEGRQHRAFADAENTANIFLKVCGERDINKRYKRHGELELVKNGKLTEKAKKKMRKWAFKEMKKSAERPFVWSAFESSDTWESITERYYISESAVELLKKHFPTAVRKAERQLRYLAEMEENAEVK, from the coding sequence TTGAAAAATGCTACACATTTCATTGTGTTTGATATTGAAAGGAATTTTAGGCCGTATAAATCGGAAGATCCGTCAGAAATAGTTGATATTGGAGCTGTAAAAATAGATGTGAGTACAATGAAGATTATTGGAGTATTTTCAGAGTTAGTAAAACCAAGTGCTCCATTAACTCGTCATACAACAAAATTAACTGGAATTACAAAGAAAGATTTAATTGGTGTAGAGAAGTTCCCTCAAATTATAGAGAAATTTATTAAGTTTATCGGAGAAGATTCTATATTTATTTCATGGGGAAAAGAAGATTATCATTTTCTATCTCACGATTGTACATTACATGGTGTAGAATGCCCATGTATGGAAAAAGAGAGCAGATTTGATGTGCAAAAATTTGTTTTCCAAGCGTATGAAGAATTATTTGAACATACACCAAGTTTACAATTTGCAGTGGAGCAGCTTGATTTAACGTGGGAAGGTAGGCAACATCGTGCTTTCGCAGATGCTGAAAATACAGCAAATATATTTCTTAAAGTATGTGGTGAGAGAGATATTAACAAACGATATAAAAGACATGGTGAGCTTGAACTTGTAAAGAACGGAAAACTAACAGAAAAAGCGAAAAAAAAGATGCGAAAATGGGCATTTAAAGAAATGAAAAAAAGTGCAGAGCGTCCTTTTGTATGGAGTGCATTTGAAAGTAGTGACACGTGGGAAAGTATAACGGAAAGATATTATATAAGTGAATCTGCAGTAGAACTTCTGAAAAAACACTTTCCTACGGCGGTGAGAAAAGCGGAAAGGCAGCTTAGGTATTTGGCTGAGATGGAGGAGAATGCAGAGGTTAAATGA
- a CDS encoding DUF3900 domain-containing protein, translating to MDFEINFLSFYVVQVEGKGEAVDKRYKHFQTLDAEEYEDSSLKEFLNGELLKISKRKVERHAKTEQAPTKIGRFIVEEGHELDSNPHYNLFNRIRFAETKEHFKDMSEPLVYTYLDTSAVRGGVFLIAQAKLRKYFDDPFVFVMKCDFEPKVASISDESTLIRNVEMAITTKNMKSIQYPYMPEEGMVEVGELKIHQASHARYFEDFLKFVEYERSMPEIMKTQVMDMVYDQIEDVFEEGTEEREQFDQAMEVWAASPKREIMEQFSTEEVMEATAQIVEHAPEVELKLKADHISVKALLADFGDLIHIAKVNDRYVLMIEADTLTFEKGFSPIEFLKPDELQDVIERIEKKQQFGYNPSEIE from the coding sequence ATGGATTTTGAAATAAATTTTCTTTCCTTTTATGTAGTACAAGTAGAAGGAAAAGGTGAAGCAGTTGATAAACGCTATAAACATTTTCAAACATTAGACGCTGAAGAATATGAAGATAGCTCCTTAAAAGAATTTTTGAATGGTGAATTATTAAAAATTTCAAAGCGAAAAGTGGAACGTCACGCAAAAACGGAACAAGCCCCAACCAAGATTGGTCGCTTTATTGTAGAAGAAGGACATGAACTTGATTCAAACCCTCATTACAACCTTTTTAATCGTATTCGCTTTGCAGAAACAAAAGAACATTTCAAAGATATGAGCGAACCTCTCGTTTATACATATCTTGACACAAGCGCTGTACGTGGTGGTGTATTTTTAATCGCTCAAGCAAAACTACGCAAATACTTTGATGATCCATTCGTATTCGTAATGAAATGTGACTTCGAGCCAAAGGTTGCTTCCATTTCTGATGAATCAACACTGATTCGTAACGTTGAAATGGCCATCACAACAAAAAATATGAAATCTATCCAATATCCGTACATGCCTGAAGAAGGTATGGTCGAAGTGGGCGAGCTAAAAATACACCAAGCATCACACGCCCGCTACTTTGAGGACTTCTTGAAATTCGTCGAGTACGAACGCTCTATGCCTGAAATTATGAAAACACAAGTAATGGACATGGTATATGACCAAATTGAAGATGTATTTGAGGAAGGTACTGAAGAACGCGAACAATTCGACCAAGCTATGGAAGTATGGGCTGCCAGTCCAAAACGTGAAATTATGGAACAATTTTCAACCGAAGAAGTAATGGAAGCGACCGCTCAAATCGTCGAACACGCCCCTGAAGTGGAATTAAAGTTAAAAGCAGACCATATCTCTGTGAAAGCACTGCTTGCTGATTTCGGAGACTTAATACATATCGCAAAGGTAAACGACCGCTATGTATTAATGATCGAGGCTGACACACTTACGTTTGAAAAAGGCTTCTCTCCAATTGAGTTTCTGAAGCCAGATGAATTGCAAGATGTGATTGAGCGGATTGAGAAGAAGCAACAGTTTGGGTATAATCCGAGCGAGATTGAATAG
- a CDS encoding VanW family protein, giving the protein MFRKIKGILVGVLCVAVVSGCGTKVSDVALVSDFGGNVVEAKADVQDSISLVDGRTGTEVKKIDLSSLGYFEDEAKFKKSVTKVAGEVGKSVDKKMVPSRIAPDGSWQEGKPSYELMEKELVDKLLNVGMWDSSYQLPIVEKKPVATLSDGQGSGTVIGRYETNLGGSTGGRIENIRLSAASINGVVLAKGDSFSFNALIGDTTPDKGYQLGKEIVDGKLVDGYGGGVCQTSSTLYNAADQAGLKMVERTTHSKTVGYVPQGRDATIAYPYLDLVFENTNDAPVKLYMGIQGGKLVAEVHKMK; this is encoded by the coding sequence TTGTTCCGAAAAATAAAGGGTATATTAGTAGGGGTGCTATGCGTAGCTGTAGTAAGTGGTTGTGGTACAAAGGTAAGTGATGTGGCATTAGTAAGCGATTTTGGTGGAAACGTTGTAGAGGCTAAGGCTGATGTACAGGATTCAATTAGCTTAGTGGATGGGCGTACTGGTACTGAAGTGAAAAAAATAGACTTATCGAGCTTAGGTTATTTTGAAGATGAGGCTAAATTCAAAAAATCGGTAACGAAGGTTGCAGGTGAAGTCGGGAAAAGCGTTGACAAAAAGATGGTCCCTTCACGGATAGCACCTGATGGATCATGGCAAGAAGGAAAGCCTTCTTATGAATTAATGGAAAAAGAATTAGTAGACAAATTATTAAATGTAGGTATGTGGGATTCTTCTTATCAGTTACCAATTGTGGAGAAAAAACCTGTCGCAACATTAAGTGATGGGCAAGGAAGCGGTACTGTAATTGGTAGATATGAAACGAATTTAGGTGGCTCAACAGGTGGCCGAATTGAAAATATTCGTTTGTCTGCAGCGAGCATCAATGGTGTAGTTTTAGCGAAGGGAGACAGTTTCTCTTTCAATGCATTAATCGGTGATACAACGCCAGATAAAGGATATCAATTAGGAAAAGAAATTGTAGATGGTAAATTAGTAGATGGTTATGGTGGTGGCGTTTGTCAAACATCATCAACTCTATACAATGCAGCCGATCAAGCTGGTTTGAAAATGGTAGAGAGAACTACACATTCTAAAACAGTAGGTTATGTCCCGCAGGGAAGAGATGCTACAATTGCATACCCATATTTAGATTTAGTGTTTGAAAATACGAATGATGCTCCTGTTAAGCTTTATATGGGCATTCAGGGCGGAAAGTTAGTTGCAGAAGTACATAAGATGAAATAA
- a CDS encoding VOC family protein, with protein MVQIHPKTRIGHVEFKVKDLERQIAFYENVVGLEVIKQEGNKAYLAGKGGEKTLLVLEQLEDAALQEPRTTGIYHVAFLVPTREAFASALFGVIRNKNVIESPAEQEGRYTYSNEILPISRFNSASDHTYSEAFYLQDLEGNGIEIYADRPRDQWGEGPGGSTPLDLKELATLVDYEFDGLPADTVVGHVHLRIADVEKSHEFYVDTVGFEVQQREDDCLFISAGGYHHHIGANTWNGVNNPHPPAYETGLKVYTIVLPHKEALDEVKERLIEKQHEINETSNGFNVVDPSGITVQFEIEAV; from the coding sequence ATGGTACAAATTCATCCGAAAACACGTATTGGTCATGTTGAATTTAAAGTAAAAGATTTAGAGCGTCAAATTGCTTTTTATGAGAATGTAGTAGGGTTAGAAGTAATTAAGCAAGAGGGGAATAAAGCATATTTAGCTGGAAAGGGTGGTGAGAAGACACTACTTGTACTTGAGCAGTTAGAAGATGCAGCGCTTCAAGAACCACGTACGACGGGTATATATCATGTTGCCTTTTTAGTCCCGACTCGTGAGGCTTTTGCTTCGGCATTATTTGGTGTTATTCGCAATAAGAATGTCATTGAAAGTCCAGCTGAGCAAGAAGGGCGTTATACATATTCAAATGAAATTTTACCAATTTCAAGGTTTAATAGCGCAAGTGATCATACGTATAGTGAGGCGTTTTACTTACAAGATTTAGAGGGTAATGGTATCGAAATATATGCAGACCGTCCACGTGATCAGTGGGGAGAAGGGCCAGGAGGAAGTACGCCACTTGATTTAAAAGAACTAGCAACGCTCGTTGATTATGAGTTTGATGGATTACCAGCTGATACGGTAGTTGGTCACGTACATTTACGAATAGCTGATGTCGAGAAGTCACATGAATTTTATGTAGATACAGTAGGTTTTGAAGTGCAACAGCGTGAAGATGATTGCTTATTCATTTCGGCAGGAGGCTATCATCATCATATTGGTGCAAATACGTGGAACGGGGTAAATAACCCGCATCCACCAGCATATGAAACTGGATTAAAAGTATATACGATAGTACTACCGCATAAAGAAGCGTTAGATGAAGTGAAAGAAAGATTAATAGAAAAACAACATGAAATAAATGAAACTTCAAATGGATTTAATGTAGTAGACCCAAGTGGTATTACAGTCCAGTTTGAAATAGAAGCAGTATAA